GAAGCGCGGCGTCGCGCGCGCCGGCGTGCGCTTCTGCCGTCTTCCGATCGACGGTCGCTCGCTCATCGCGGAGGTCTCGTCCCCGGCCCGATCGGCTCGTCGCGCGGAGCACCCGAGCTCTCCTCTCCGTCGGCCGGCACGACGTGCGCTCCCCGCTCGGCGAGCAGAGCTCGCAGGACGCTGCGGTGACAGCGGCTCTCGTCGGCGCAGTAGCAGCCGAGCGAGAGGCTCGCGGAATGGGAGAGCGCTGCCAGCAGGTCGAGAGCGTGCTGGGCGGCCGGCTCCTTCAGCTCGGCGCGGAAGCGGCGCAGGAACGCCTGCCACTCCGCCGGCGTCGTCGCCACCTGACCGAGCTTCATCGTCTCGGCGCTCGGCGCGAGCGTGGGAAACCAGACGTCGTACCAGTCGCCCGAAGCGAACTCCTGCTTCGGCACGCCGCGCGGCGGGCGGCGCACGGTGCCGATCCTCGTCCCTTCGCCGGCGGCGCGTGGACTTCCCAGTCGGACGATTCGCAAGGCCATCTCGACCTCCTCCCGGGCTCGCCGCCCGGCACGCCGTGTCGCGCGAGCGCGCCCCGGCGCCTACTCGAACGAATGGAGGTATTCGGCGAAGCGCTCGTTGAAGAGCGCTCCGGGCCGACAGGCGCGCAGGCGGGTCACCGCCTCTGCGCCACTCATCCCGAAACGGCAGAGGGTCAGACCGGCGACCAGCGCCGAGCGGTTGAACCCCATGCCGCAATGCGAGAGCACCCGATGCCCGCCGCGGATCAGCGACGCGGCGAGATCGGCCACCGCATGCAGCTTCGCCAGGTTGGGCAGCTCCTCGTCGTAGATCGGGAAGTAGAGGTAGAGGATCTCGTTCGGGACCGTCGGCACGCCGTGGTCCAATCCGCCTTCGAGGTCGATGATCACGTCGATCCCTCGCTCGGCGAGCGGTGTCCAATCGCGAATGGCGGGCGAGATGAACAGCGCCCCGTCGTCGTCGACCTGGAAGAGGTGCATTGCCGGGATTCTATCCGCGACCCGTCACGAGGGGGCCAGGCTGCGGCTGTCCGCTCGCTGACCGGGGTGCGCCCCCGACCGCGCGACTCGGGACATCGCCGCCCGGCGCCGGGCGCGGACGACCCTCGCCGTCCTCGTCCCGGCCGCGCGGGCGGCGAACGATCTCCAGACCGTCAGATGACCCGCATCACCGTCGTGCTCAGGAAATCGGCATGCGGCGGCTTGCTGGCGACCTTCTCGCCATACGCCCGCCACTTCGGGTCCGCCGCCAGGGTCGACCAGTGCTTGGCCCACTCCGTGAAGTTCCGGTAGTAGGCCATCGTCGCCGTGACGCCGTGCGGGTCACTCGCCCCCGAGCGCAGCATCCGCACCTTGGCGCCCAGCCCTTCGCTGATCGCCTTGCCTTCGCGCATCCACCCATGCACCTCCGACTCCTTGCCGTGATGGACCCGGTAGGTCCCCAGGGCCACGACGCCGTACGAACCGATCGCGTCGCCGGGCAGCTCGAACCCCGGGATCTCCCAGTAGTCCACGGCGCCAGCCGGGACGAGCGCCTGCGCGCCGCGACCGCGCTCGACGAAGGCCTGGGCGTCGCGGTGCGCATAGGCCGCGTCCAGAGCGCCACCGTAGGTTGCAGCGCTCTCGAATTCCAGCACGAGGCTGAGCGTGTTCTGGACCCCGCCGAGGACCAGCGTGCTTACGTGACCCCGTGCACCGAAGCCCTTCATCATCTCGAGCGCTTCCTTCAGGAGCGCCTCGGCATCGCCTTCCTTTCCCTGCACGGGCAAGTAGCTCGAAACCGCCAGAACCGCCATCGCCTTCTCCTTTCGATGCTGTTGTCTGCCAACGACCGTGCCGGCGCGACGGGCGCTCGAGCGAGCCCCGGCTCGTCAGCCGGACTTTCGTGTCACGACGAATTCACCCGGCCCGGAGCGGAGGGGGCGGCCCCCGGGGTCGGGCGCTCTCGAGCCGCCACCCGCGGCGTTCGTCCGGTACGCTCTCGCCGTTTGCCATGTCGGTGCCCGCGACTCAGAACCGGCGCGTCAGCTCGACGCCGAACATCCGGGGCGGACCGTAGGTCGCGGTGCCGAAGCCCAGCGAGAGCACCTGCGCCGTCGTCCCGACCTTGTAGACCCGGTCGCCGACGTTGTCGACGAAGAGTCCGACTCCCCATCGGCTGCCGCGGATGTTCGACCAGCTCGCCCGCAGGTTGAGGATCGAATACGGATCCTGCGAGTACGCCTGCAGCGCGCCGGGGCCAAGGATCTGCAGCTCGCGGTGGGCATCGCTCTGGAAGTAGACGCGCGTCTGGCCGTAGAGCGTGGCGGAAAGGTCCAGCTTCCCCAGCGCGAACGCGAGCGGCACGCGGTAGACGAGCGTCAGGTGACCCTGGTGCGGAGGCATCCCGACCGCGGGGTTATTCCGCAGGTCGAGGAAGCAGTAGCCGGCCGGGGAGGTCGGGACGCAGATCGCGTCGCCGGCCTGGGCGACGTTGGCCGGATCCTGTCCGGTCCACCGTGTGTAGAAGAAGTCGTTGTAGTTGTAAGCCAGGCGCAACTCCCACGACGACGACGGAACGAACGTCACGCTCGTCTCGAAGCCCCGGTGGGTCGCCGCGGCGATGTTGGCCGTGTAGAAGAAGCCGACGTTGTTGAACGTCCCCGAGAAGTTCTCCTGGATGTCGCGAAACGCGTAGTGGTAGACGTCGGCGTTGATCCGCCCGGCGCCCTTCGCCAGGGTGAAATCCCACTTGACGCCGAGCTCCGTGGCGAACACCTTCTCCGGTCCGTACGTCGGGGCGAAGTTCGGGAGCGCGCTCGCGGGGTCGCCGCCAGCCTGGCCCGAGTCGTAGACGTTGACGCCGCCGGGCACATAGGCGCGCGAGAACGACAGATAGGTCATCAACTTGTCGCTCAGCTCCTCGCTGAGGGCGAGATGCACGTTCGGGCCGCTCGACTTCGTCCTCACGACGCTCGTCGAGGGGCCGGGGGAGAACACCCCGGTGAGGCTGTCGGTGACCGCGGGACGCGAGGCGAAGGTCGTCCGCGTCCAGGAGAACCTGTACCCGGCGGTGAGCTTGAGACCGCGGATCCACCGCGCGAGATCCGTCGTCGCCTGCGCGTAGATCGCCGTCTCGCCGCCGCTCCCTCCGGCGGAAAATCCCAGGGCCGAGTTGTAGCCGAGGTTTTCGTTGAAGACGCCGCCGAAGATCTGGTAGACGTTGCCCGTTCCCAGGGTCGTCGCCGGCTGCCGCGAGTGGTTGTAGAAGAGCCCGAAGGTACCGACGATCAACCCGTCGTGAGCGTCGACGTGCAGTTGGAGCTCGTTGTTGAAGGTGTCGGCACGCGGTCCGAGCCGGGCGACGACGTGGCGCCCGCTCTGGTTGTTCGACCCGAGGCCGCTGAGGGTCGACGCACCGCCCTGCTCGGCCAGGCCCCCGATGCCGTCGGCGGGACTGCTCGCGACATCCGCCGCCGACTCGAAGGAGAAGATGTTCTTCAGCCGGAGCGCGAGAGGTCCACGGTCGGTCAGATCGACTTCGGCAACGTCGACGACATTGAAGTTGCGCAGCCGCAGTCGTGCCGGATTGCCGTTGACGGGGGTCGGCTCGAAGCGCACCGCGCGTCCCCCTGCCGACACCCGCGCGTACTCGGCCAGCAAGGCCGTCCGGATCGCGACCAGGTGGTTGTAGCGCGAGGTCACGCAGGCGCTGACGCTGCTCTCGAGCCCGAGCGCGACGGCATTGGTGCAGACCGCACCGAAGACCGCCGAGGCGGCCTCGGCCGGCAGGTTGTAGAGCCCACCGGCGGCACCCGGGTACACCCCGCTCAGGATCTGGTTCGTCGCCGACTGATCGAGATCGACGTAGGTCGCCACGACGTAGTTCTCGAATCTCCCGACCTTGGCCGTCGCCCCCAGACGGAAGGTCCGATTCGCCTGCTCGTCGAACCGCAAGCGCGAGCCGATCGCCTCCGTGTAGCCGTCGACGTGATGGAAGCTCGCCGCGACCCGGACGGCCAGCCGGTCCTTGAGCAGCGGCACGTTGATCCCGCCGCTGAGCTGGGTTCGCCCGAAGTTGCCGACCCGGAGCTCGACGAATTCGCCATAGCGGGTCAGGTCGGGGTGGACCGGCCGAATCAGGATGGCGCCGGAGGCGCTCGACCTGCCGAAGAGCGTCCCTTGCGGGCCGTTGAGCACCTGGACGGATTCGATGTCCGTGAAGGGGATCGACGCGTTGCCGGAGCAACAAGGGGACTCCGAGAAGTAGGTAGCCTGACCGGCCGAGAGGCCCCGGATCGAGTAGGAGTTGGTCAGGGTGTTGAAGTAGGGATGAATCGTCAGCGAAGGCACGGCGTAGGTGAGGTCGCTGACCCTTTCGATCCCTTGTTGCTTGAGCTGCTCGGTGTCGAGGAGGCTGACGGTGATCGGGACCTTCTGCGCGTTCTCCTCGATCATCCGCGCCGTCACCAGGATCTCCGGCGCGGTGAAGACCGCCTGCGGCGCCGTCTCGTCGACCGGCGACGACGAGGCCACCGCGGGGCTCGGCACGGCGACGGCGGCCTCCGTCTCTGGACGCGGGGAGACGTCGACCGCGGCGGGCATGCCATCCGCGCTGTCCGGGGAGCTCGACGCGGAGACCGTTGCGGGGGCGCACGAGCCCGTCGACGCGGAGTCGCGTTCGTCTCCACCTGCGGCGGGCGACCGGACCAGGAGGAGCGCCATCGCCAGGACTCCGACGACCGACAGAGCCCGCCGACGACCCGGCTCGTCACCGACGCGGTGCCCCGGATCGTCTCCCTTCGTGCCACCGGAATCCGACGTGGAGCTCTCGACGGACCGCGCGCACTCTCCCCACATCTCGACACCTCCTCGAGCCAAGCTGCAGCCGTTCCCTGGAGACAACTCTTCCGAGAAGTAAGTTCCCGCAGGATGGCTCGGCGTGACAGAGATCGACGCTTTCGCCAGCAATCGACGAGCACGGCGAGCGGACGGCAGGGCCTTCGATCGAGGCAAGGAGACCGCGACGCGCGTGGGCCGCCGCACCGGCAGCGGATCGACCTCGCGCGGCGATCGAGCGAAGCCGACGAGGCCGTCGGCCCGGCGCCAGCGCCGGTCACCGAGTCGATCGGTGCCCGGAGCAGGACGAGGGCCGCGAGCCGCGAAAGGTCAGGTCGAGAACGAGAAGAGCACGCCGTCGTCGGTCGACGTCTCGCGCAGCGAGGCACCGGCGTGCTCCGGGAGCACGGCGCGCCAGAAACGCAGCGCGGGGGCGTTTTCGTGCAGAGCGAAGGGCTCGCCGAGCGGGAAGCGGACCCCTGGCATCCTGATCGGGAACGGTGATACCCCGGCGACGGTGGCGCCGCGCCGCACCGGCTGGTCGAAGTGCGGTGTTTCGCACTGCTCGATCAGCCGGTCGCGCGCACCGGGCGTGGTCGTGTCGTCGTGCAGACCGAGGATGGCCCTCAGCTGCTAGCTCCAGCAGGCGGTCGGCCGGCTCAAGCCCCCTTCGTCGCGCCCGCCTCGGGCGCGGCGGGCGGTGCGGTCCGGCCACGCTCGAGACCACCGAGGAACTTCATCAACTGCGCCCCGACGCCGTTGGCGAGACCTCCGCCTTCGCCGCCGACGATGAGGATCTCCGGCACGAAGCGATTCGCCCCTTCGGCGAGCTTGCTCACCACGTTGACCACCGTGGTTCCCACCTCGCCCACCGCGTCGCGCTGGGCCTTGAGTCCGGCGGCGAGCGCGAGGCCGCGGGCCTCGGTCTCGACGGCGCGGGCGCGACCGACCTGGGTCAGGTAGCTCGCCTCGCCTTCCGCCTCGCGGATCCGCGCCTTCGCCCGGTTCTCGTTGATGCCGATCGAGACCTGCGCCGCCGCGAGCTCCTTCTGCATGTCGGCCGTGCCGGTCGCCGCCTCCATGGCGATGCGCTGCTCCTCGGCCTCGCGGCGCTTCTGGAAGGTGGCGATCTCCTGGTTGGCGATCTCGCGCTGCTGCAACACGGCGACGAGGTTCGGCGGCAGGACGATGTCCTGGATGTAGGCGCCCGGCGTTTCGACGTCGTAGCTCCGGAGGTGCCCGGTGATGTACTCCTGGGCCTCGCTCTGCACGGTGCTACGCGCCTGGATGAACCGCACCGCGGCCATGCCCTGCAGCTTGTCGCGGAAGTAGTTGCCCACCGCTGCCTGCAGCACCTCGTTGATGAGATTCGTCATCGACCCGACGCGCGAGATGACGCGCGGGGCCATCACGTCCGAAACGTGGATCTGCACCTGCAGGTCGATGCTGAACTCGAACCCTTCCTGGCTCTTCGCACCGATCGTCGACAGGCCGCTGTCGAGGTTGTGCGCCTGGCTGTTCGCCGCGCCCCAGTTGAGCGTCAGGATGAAGGTCGGCACCATGACGACCTCGTAGACGTGCGGGTTCAGCGGGTACTTGCCGGTGCGCAGCGGCTCCTGCCAGAGCCCGCGATGCCCGGGCCGCACCAGCGAGCCGTGCTTGAACTCCGAGCCCGAGGTGTCCTCGGTCGGCAGGCCGACGTACGACTTGACGACCGCGACCTCACCCTGCTTGACCGTCTGCATCGGCACCGTCTCCACCTTCACCAGGAAGGGGTTCAGGTTGTAGGCACCGGGCAGGAGCGGGTCGTGCTGTCGCCCGATACGACCACCGGCGTCGAGGAAGGCCTGGAAGTCCTGGTAGTTGTTGTGTAGCGCGTTCTTGCTGCCGAGCACCAGCTCGATGAGCTGCTGGTCGGCGCGGCGGATCTCCTCCGCCGAGCTGCCGGGAGGGGACTTCCGCTCTTCCTCCTCGATGTCGTCGAAGCCGCCGAGCCGACTGGCGATCTGCCCCGGCTCGACGGGTGGCCCGTCCAGAGCGGTGACGACGCCGATCATGTCGACGCCGTTCTCCGCCGCACCGATGCGGGTGACCATGAGGTCGGAGCGCTCCAGGTTCCAGGCCGCGCAGGTCAGGCTGCCCTTGAGCGTCTTGCGCAGCAGCTCCTTGTCGATCGGCTCGCCGTAGACACGGTCCGCCGTGATGACGAGAAATCCGATGGGATGGATCGGCGCCACCGTACCGCCGGGAAGGACCGGCCGTTGCGTGCCCTTCTGGCCACCGCCGCGGACGAAGGCGCGCAGGTCGGCGAAGTTGCCGAACTCGCGCTTGTACTGGACGCTCTTGGCGCCCGTCGGCGGTGCCGCACCCACCTGGGCGATGACCACCCCGATCTGGCCGGCGGGCACCTGCGGCAGCGGGTACTTGACCACGCTGTACAACGGCCAGAACTTGAACCGGAGACCGGGCATGAGCAGATCGGCCTGGTAGCCCGCCTCGCCGTCGAAAGCGATGACGTTCTCGTTGCCGAGCCGCGACAGGCTCCACTTCTTGATCACCAGGCCGATCTCCGTCGGCCCGATGCGGTGCGTCGATACCAAGAGGACGAGGGCGAGGATGACCAGCACGGCGGGCAGCCAGGCATAGCCGACGAGCAGGCTGAGGAGAGTGGAGGACATGGTCTGTGGGGCTCCTGTCGCAGCGCTTTCGGAGCGCATCGCGCGTCGACCGGTCGGCCGCTCCGAGGCTCGAGGGGTCGGAAGGCTCCTCGATCTTCTCACGTGGCCGCCCCCAGGGCCCCCGCGTTCGATGCGGCCCACCACCCGGTTCCGACCCGCCCGCCGGTGCCCCGCCACTGCAGCGGGAGCGCGCTCCCCCCGGGCGGAGCCAGCCCACCCCGCCGCCACGTCACCGCGGGCGGCGCGGGATCCGGCGGCGGCTCAGCGGTGCTGGTCGACGAGGATCGGATTGCCGTCCGGGTCGACCGCGACGAAGCTCGCCGGGCCGGTCGTCGACTCGTCGGCCTCGCTGACCAGCATCACCCCCTGGGCCTTGAGCTGACGCTGCAGCTCCCGCACGTCGGTGAACGCGTCGACCGGCGCAGCGTTCTGGTCCCACCCGGGATTGAAGGTCAGGATGTTCTTCTCGAACATCCCCTGGAAGAGCCCGAGGACGTGACGGCCGTTCCTGAGAACGAGCCAGTTCCTTTCCTGATTTCCACCGGCCACGGTGAAGCCGAGCTTCTCGTAGAAGGCCCGGGAGGCGGCGATGTCCTTCACCGCCAGACTCACCGAAAACGCGCCGAGATCCATGAGCTGCCCCCTTGTCGTTGGTTGCTCTTGCACCGGGCCCGAGAGCACGTGGACGCTCCGAACCGGCGTCCGTTGGTGTCGCGAGCGGTCGACGGACGTTCGCGAGCTAGGCGAACCAGCCGCTCGCCGCCACGCCGTTGGCGTTCACTTCACCTCGGTCGTCGGGGCCTTGCCTCGCTCGGCGACCAGCACGACCGCCGTCTTCGCGACGACACTCCCCTCGTTGATCACGTCGTGCACGCGGCCCGGCAGGACGTGGTAGACCTCCCCGGCCGTGAGCTTCGCCGTCGGGCTCCCCTCGCTGACGAGCGTGATCGCCCCCTCGACGACGAAGCCGAAGAGCTCGCCGGCGTGGGTGTGCCGGCCCTCCGAGCTCCCCGGAGGCAACTCGACGAGCGCCATGATCGCGTCGCGATCGGGCAGGCTCGTCGCCTCCTTGAGGACGATCTGTTTCTTCACCGCCGGAGCCTGCTCCCCGCGCGCCCGCTCGCCAGCGAGCAGACCGATCACGACGAGCGACAGGATCGTCGCGACTCGACTCGTTGCTCTCGATCTCATCTCTCCTCCTTGCGGCACGCCCTGGCGGGCGAGCCCATTCCGGCCTCTCGCAAGTCCGACATCGCCGGACCTCTGGCGGATGATCGGCGGACTCTAGCGCGTCCCGGCGTCGCGGGTCACGCGGCGCTGCGGATCGGCGTGCCGCGGCCCTTCCCGGCGTCGCGCCAGAGACCGACCGCCATGACGAGGAATGCGAGCGCCGCGAGACCGCGCGAAACGATCGAGCGCCACAGTGTGCGGACGCTCACGAGACGCGCCCGCGAGAGATCGCTCGGATCGTAGGCGACGAGGACCGGGTCCCCCACCTGCTGTCGCGGCCGCGGCGCCAGCACTCCCGTCGTCTCGGCGAGGACCCGCAGGCGGTGCGTGACGCCCGCGGCGTCGGCGAGCTCGACGATCAGGGTGAACCCCTCCCCTTCCCGCTCCACGGCGACGACCGTGCCGTTGGCTACCGCGCCGAGCGCGTCGGCGGAGCGGGCGCGCAGCTCGTCCCGGAGGAGCGCGGGGATCGACGCCGCCACGGCGAGGCCGAGCAGGGCGGTGACCAGGGCGAGGGCACGGCGGCGCGTCATCGGGTTGAGTCTTCCCCGCCGGCGCGCCGGCGGCGCGACAGGTCGCGATGGCTCGACACGCGTCCGCCTCTCGCTACGCGCGCCGGTAGTGATGCTCGGTGAAGCGGCGCCATCCCTTCTGGGTGCGCGATTCGACCGCCCATCTCAGGCCGTCGTCGTCGGCCGGCCAGTAGACCATCCGCGCGAGACCTGCGGGCATCTCGGCCTCGAAGGCGATCGCCGACGGGTGGACGTCCTGGCCGTCGGCGAGCCGGCCGACGGACCGCTTGCCGTCGGAGGTGAACGACCAGAAGGTGAGCTCGCCCGATTCGCCGACGCCGTAGATCGCGTGCTCCAGATAGCGCTTGCCCGAGAAGTCCCACTCGGCCTCGAGAACGATCCAGGCACCGCCGATCGCGCGGGCAAACGACCGGCGACAGGCCACCGGGCCCATCGGCGAATCCGCGGTCGCCGACCAGACGCCGAGGAGCGGATCGAGGAGCCCGAGCTTCCCTCGCCCGCGCTTCCAACGCTTCGATTCCTTCTCCGGCATCGCCGCTCCCTTCCGGATCTCCGTTCCACGCTCCGTCCGGTGCGGGTCGGCCTGGCAGCCCCATGCCGCCGGCCGACCAGGCCACCGAATCACCCGCGAGAGAATCCGTTGGCGAAAGCTACCTCAATCGGCGTCGCGAGAGCACCCAGGCGCTCCAGGGGCGCGACCCGCGACGGCCCGGTTCGTGCCCCCAGCCCGCCCGTTCGAGACCGCGGGCGAGCTCGACGCGAAAGGAGGCGTGCGTGACGACGACCATCCGACCGTGGCGCTCGGCCAGCTCGTCGAGCCACGCGGTGGCGTCACGCACCCGCTCGACTTCCACCGCCGATGGGAACCGACCCCGCCAGGCCATCCCCCGCATGCGCAGCCCGATGGCGACGGCCCACCCGATCAGCGGGAGCCGCACCGCGCCGAGCTCCGGGCCCGGCAGCTCGAGCTCGCGGAGGCGAGGCGAGAGGACGACCTCGCGCCCTGGCGCCAGCAGCCTCGCGGACACCACCGCACGCGGCGCATCGCTCGCCAGCACCAGGTCCGCGCTCTCGACGATCGCCCGGAGCGCGGACGGCACCCTCTCGTCCTCGCGAATCCCCGCCCTTTCGTACGCCTCGCGCCAAGCGCGCAGGCCGGCGGCGTCGATCCACCCGGTCTGTCCATGAGCGGACCGCCCGTGGCGGATCAGCACGATCTGCCGCGCTGCCTGCTCGAGCTCACCGTGCATGGCGTCGACGCGCCCTCGAGCGTCGAGGCTCGATCAGCGCCTTCGTCACCAGGGCTCGCTTCGCTCCACGGCCATCGCGAGGCTCGGGCTCAGCCGTCGCTCTTCACCAGCGGAATCAGAAAGGTGTGGATCACGGCCATGGCGAGGAGCCCCGCCGCCATCGCCGCAATGCCGACGGGAAGCGACTCGGAGCGCATCAGCACGAAGCCGCCGAGGAAGGCGGGGGTCGCCGCGAAGATCGCCGCGGCGTGCGTCGTCACGATCTTGCCGCACGATTGACAGCGCACTGCGCGGCCGGGGCCGAGCCCCGCCTTGCGCCAGGTGCTCATCGCCGCACGCTTGCAGTAGGGACACTCGACCATCGTCGTCTCGCCTCGTGG
This genomic window from Holophagales bacterium contains:
- a CDS encoding DUF488 family protein, with the protein product MALRIVRLGSPRAAGEGTRIGTVRRPPRGVPKQEFASGDWYDVWFPTLAPSAETMKLGQVATTPAEWQAFLRRFRAELKEPAAQHALDLLAALSHSASLSLGCYCADESRCHRSVLRALLAERGAHVVPADGEESSGAPRDEPIGPGTRPPR
- a CDS encoding dual specificity protein phosphatase family protein; the protein is MHLFQVDDDGALFISPAIRDWTPLAERGIDVIIDLEGGLDHGVPTVPNEILYLYFPIYDEELPNLAKLHAVADLAASLIRGGHRVLSHCGMGFNRSALVAGLTLCRFGMSGAEAVTRLRACRPGALFNERFAEYLHSFE
- a CDS encoding TonB-dependent receptor plug domain-containing protein — translated: MPAAVDVSPRPETEAAVAVPSPAVASSSPVDETAPQAVFTAPEILVTARMIEENAQKVPITVSLLDTEQLKQQGIERVSDLTYAVPSLTIHPYFNTLTNSYSIRGLSAGQATYFSESPCCSGNASIPFTDIESVQVLNGPQGTLFGRSSASGAILIRPVHPDLTRYGEFVELRVGNFGRTQLSGGINVPLLKDRLAVRVAASFHHVDGYTEAIGSRLRFDEQANRTFRLGATAKVGRFENYVVATYVDLDQSATNQILSGVYPGAAGGLYNLPAEAASAVFGAVCTNAVALGLESSVSACVTSRYNHLVAIRTALLAEYARVSAGGRAVRFEPTPVNGNPARLRLRNFNVVDVAEVDLTDRGPLALRLKNIFSFESAADVASSPADGIGGLAEQGGASTLSGLGSNNQSGRHVVARLGPRADTFNNELQLHVDAHDGLIVGTFGLFYNHSRQPATTLGTGNVYQIFGGVFNENLGYNSALGFSAGGSGGETAIYAQATTDLARWIRGLKLTAGYRFSWTRTTFASRPAVTDSLTGVFSPGPSTSVVRTKSSGPNVHLALSEELSDKLMTYLSFSRAYVPGGVNVYDSGQAGGDPASALPNFAPTYGPEKVFATELGVKWDFTLAKGAGRINADVYHYAFRDIQENFSGTFNNVGFFYTANIAAATHRGFETSVTFVPSSSWELRLAYNYNDFFYTRWTGQDPANVAQAGDAICVPTSPAGYCFLDLRNNPAVGMPPHQGHLTLVYRVPLAFALGKLDLSATLYGQTRVYFQSDAHRELQILGPGALQAYSQDPYSILNLRASWSNIRGSRWGVGLFVDNVGDRVYKVGTTAQVLSLGFGTATYGPPRMFGVELTRRF
- a CDS encoding VOC family protein; this encodes MDLGAFSVSLAVKDIAASRAFYEKLGFTVAGGNQERNWLVLRNGRHVLGLFQGMFEKNILTFNPGWDQNAAPVDAFTDVRELQRQLKAQGVMLVSEADESTTGPASFVAVDPDGNPILVDQHR
- a CDS encoding cupin domain-containing protein; protein product: MRSRATSRVATILSLVVIGLLAGERARGEQAPAVKKQIVLKEATSLPDRDAIMALVELPPGSSEGRHTHAGELFGFVVEGAITLVSEGSPTAKLTAGEVYHVLPGRVHDVINEGSVVAKTAVVLVAERGKAPTTEVK
- a CDS encoding DUF3592 domain-containing protein, whose amino-acid sequence is MTRRRALALVTALLGLAVAASIPALLRDELRARSADALGAVANGTVVAVEREGEGFTLIVELADAAGVTHRLRVLAETTGVLAPRPRQQVGDPVLVAYDPSDLSRARLVSVRTLWRSIVSRGLAALAFLVMAVGLWRDAGKGRGTPIRSAA
- a CDS encoding histidine phosphatase family protein; this encodes MHGELEQAARQIVLIRHGRSAHGQTGWIDAAGLRAWREAYERAGIREDERVPSALRAIVESADLVLASDAPRAVVSARLLAPGREVVLSPRLRELELPGPELGAVRLPLIGWAVAIGLRMRGMAWRGRFPSAVEVERVRDATAWLDELAERHGRMVVVTHASFRVELARGLERAGWGHEPGRRGSRPWSAWVLSRRRLR